The Pan troglodytes isolate AG18354 chromosome 7, NHGRI_mPanTro3-v2.0_pri, whole genome shotgun sequence genome has a window encoding:
- the TNFRSF10B gene encoding tumor necrosis factor receptor superfamily member 10B isoform X6: MDDVWGMRTIEAPNSTAQGHHISEDSRDCISCKYGQDYSTHWNDLLFCLRCTRCDSGEVEVSPCTTTRNTACQCEEGTFREEDSPEMCRKCRTRCPRGMVKVGDCTPWSDIECVHKESGTKHTGEAPAVEETVTTSPGTPASPCSLSGIIIGVAVAAVVLIVAVFVCKSLLWKKVLPYLKGICSGGGGDPERVDRSSQRPGAEDNALNEIVSILQPTQVPEQEMEVQEPAEPTGVNMSPGESEHLPEPAEAEGSQRRRLLVPANEGDPTETLRQCFDDFADLVPFDSWEPLMRKLGLMDNEIKVAKAEAAGHRDTLYTMLIKWVNKTGRDASVHTLLDALETLGERLAKQKIEDHLLSSGKFMYLEGNADSAMS, translated from the exons gacACCATATCTCAGAAGACAGTAGAGATTGCATCTCCTGCAAATATGGACAGGACTATAGCACTCACTGGAATGACCTCCTTTTCTGCTTGCGCTGCACCAGGTGTGATTCAG GTGAAGTGGAGGTAAGTCCCTGCACCACGACCAGAAACACAGCGTGTCAGTGCGAAGAAGGCACCTTCCGGGAAGAAGATTCTCCTGAGATGTGCCGGAAGTGCCGTACAAG GTGTCCCAGAGGGATGGTCAAGGTCGGTGATTGTACACCCTGGAGTGACATCGAATGTGTCCACAAAGAATCAGGTACAAAGCACACTGGGGAAGCCCCAGCTGTGGAGGAGACGGTGACCACCAGCCCAGGGACTCCTGCCTCTCCCTGTTCTCTCTCAGGCATCATCATAGGAGTCGCAGTTGCAGCCGTAGTCTTGATTGTGGCTGTGTTTGTTTGCAAGTCTTTACTGTGGAAGAAAGTCCTTCCTTACCTGAAAGGCATCTGCTCAG GTGGTGGTGGGGACCCTGAGCGTGTGGACAGA AGCTCACAACGGCCTGGGGCTGAGGACAATGCCCTCAATGAGATCGTGAGTATCTTGCAGCCCACCCAGGTCCCTGAGCAGGAAATGGAAGTCCAGGAGCCAGCAGAGCCAACAGGTGTCAACATGTCCCCAGGGGAGTCAGAGCATCTGCCG GAACCGGCAGAAGCTGAAGGGTCTCAGAGGAGGAGGCTGCTGGTTCCAGCGAATGAAGGTGATCCCACTGAGA CTCTGAGACAGTGCTTCGATGACTTTGCAGACTTGGTGCCCTTTGACTCCTGGGAGCCGCTCATGAGGAAGTTGGGCCTCATGGACAATGAGATAAAGGTGGCTAAAGCTGAGGCAGCGGGCCACAGGGACACCTTGTACACGATGCTGATAAAGTGGGTCAACAAAACCGGGCGAGATGCCTCTGTCCACACCCTGCTGGATGCCTTGGAGACGCTGGGAGAGAGACTTGCCAAGCAGAAGATTGAGGACCACTTGTTGAGCTCTGGAAAGTTCATGTATCTAGAAGGTAATGCAGACTCTGCCATGTCCTAA
- the TNFRSF10B gene encoding tumor necrosis factor receptor superfamily member 10B isoform X5, translated as MDDVWGMRTIEAPNSTAQGHHISEDSRDCISCKYGQDYSTHWNDLLFCLRCTRCDSGEVEVSPCTTTRNTACQCEEGTFREEDSPEMCRKCRTRCPRGMVKVGDCTPWSDIECVHKESGTKHTGEAPAVEETVTTSPGTPASPCSLSGIIIGVAVAAVVLIVAVFVCKSLLWKKVLPYLKGICSGGGGDPERVDRSSQRPGAEDNALNEIVSILQPTQVPEQEMEVQEPAEPTGVNMSPGESEHLPEPAEAEGSQRRRLLVPANEGDPTESKCFAPGDAAGMEGIGTGVLTAVPRALRQCFDDFADLVPFDSWEPLMRKLGLMDNEIKVAKAEAAGHRDTLYTMLIKWVNKTGRDASVHTLLDALETLGERLAKQKIEDHLLSSGKFMYLEGNADSAMS; from the exons gacACCATATCTCAGAAGACAGTAGAGATTGCATCTCCTGCAAATATGGACAGGACTATAGCACTCACTGGAATGACCTCCTTTTCTGCTTGCGCTGCACCAGGTGTGATTCAG GTGAAGTGGAGGTAAGTCCCTGCACCACGACCAGAAACACAGCGTGTCAGTGCGAAGAAGGCACCTTCCGGGAAGAAGATTCTCCTGAGATGTGCCGGAAGTGCCGTACAAG GTGTCCCAGAGGGATGGTCAAGGTCGGTGATTGTACACCCTGGAGTGACATCGAATGTGTCCACAAAGAATCAGGTACAAAGCACACTGGGGAAGCCCCAGCTGTGGAGGAGACGGTGACCACCAGCCCAGGGACTCCTGCCTCTCCCTGTTCTCTCTCAGGCATCATCATAGGAGTCGCAGTTGCAGCCGTAGTCTTGATTGTGGCTGTGTTTGTTTGCAAGTCTTTACTGTGGAAGAAAGTCCTTCCTTACCTGAAAGGCATCTGCTCAG GTGGTGGTGGGGACCCTGAGCGTGTGGACAGA AGCTCACAACGGCCTGGGGCTGAGGACAATGCCCTCAATGAGATCGTGAGTATCTTGCAGCCCACCCAGGTCCCTGAGCAGGAAATGGAAGTCCAGGAGCCAGCAGAGCCAACAGGTGTCAACATGTCCCCAGGGGAGTCAGAGCATCTGCCG GAACCGGCAGAAGCTGAAGGGTCTCAGAGGAGGAGGCTGCTGGTTCCAGCGAATGAAGGTGATCCCACTGAGAGTAAGTGTTTTGCTCCTGGAGATGCAGCAGGAATGGAGGGAATAGGGACAGGGGTCCTAACTGCTGTCCCCAGAG CTCTGAGACAGTGCTTCGATGACTTTGCAGACTTGGTGCCCTTTGACTCCTGGGAGCCGCTCATGAGGAAGTTGGGCCTCATGGACAATGAGATAAAGGTGGCTAAAGCTGAGGCAGCGGGCCACAGGGACACCTTGTACACGATGCTGATAAAGTGGGTCAACAAAACCGGGCGAGATGCCTCTGTCCACACCCTGCTGGATGCCTTGGAGACGCTGGGAGAGAGACTTGCCAAGCAGAAGATTGAGGACCACTTGTTGAGCTCTGGAAAGTTCATGTATCTAGAAGGTAATGCAGACTCTGCCATGTCCTAA
- the RHOBTB2 gene encoding rho-related BTB domain-containing protein 2 — MDSDMDYERPNVETIKCVVVGDNAVGKTRLICARACNATLTQYQLLATHVPTVWAIDQYRVCQEVLERSRDVVDDVSVSLRLWDTFGDHHKDRRFAYGRSDVVVLCFSIANPNSLHHVKTMWYPEIKHFCPRAPVILVGCQLDLRYADLEAVNRARRPLARPIKPNEILPPEKGREVAKELGIPYYETSVVAQFGIKDVFDNAIRAALISRRHLQFWKSHLRNVQRPLLQAPFLPPKPPPPIIVVPDPPSSSEECPAHLLEDPLCADVILVLQERVRIFAHKIYLSTSSSKFYDLFLMDLSEGELGGPSEPGGTHPEDHQGHSDQQHHHHHHHHGRDFLLRAASFDVCESVDEAGGSGPAGLRASTSDGILRGNGTGYLPGRGRVLSSWSRAFVSIQEEMAEDPLTYKSRLMVVVKMDNSIQPGPFRAVLKYLYTGELDENERDLMHIAHIAELLEVFDLRMMVANILNNEAFMNQEITKAFHVRRTNRVKECLAKGTFSDVTFILDDGTISAHKPLLISSCDWMAAMFGGPFVESSTREVVFPYTSKSCMRAVLEYLYTGMFTSSPDLDDMKLIILANRLCLPHLVALTEQYTVTGLMEATQMMVDIDGDVLVFLELAQFHCAYQLADWCLHHICTNYNNVCRKFPRDMKAMSPENQEYFEKHRWPPVWYLKEEDHYQRARKEREKEDYLHLKRQPKRRWLFWNSPSSPSSSAASSSSPSSSSAVV; from the exons ATGGATTCTGACATGGATTATGAAAGGCCAAACGTAGAGACCATCAAGTGCGTTGTGGTGGGGGACAACGCCGTGGGTAAGACCAGGCTCATCTGTGCCCGCGCTTGCAATGCCACCCTCACCCAGTACCAGCTGCTGGCCACGCATGTGCCCACAGTATGGGCCATCGACCAATATCGTGTGTGCCAGGAG GTGCTGGAACGCTCCCGAGACGTGGTAGATGATGTCAGCGTCTCTCTGCGCCTCTGGGACACCTTTGGAGACCACCACAAAGACCGTCGCTTTGCTTATGGGAG ATCTGATGTGGTGGTTCTGTGCTTCTCCATTGCCAACCCCAATTCCCTCCACCATGTCAAGACCATGTGGTACCCAGAAATCAAGCACTTCTGCCCCCGAGCACCTGTCATCTTGGTGGGCTGCCAGTTGGACCTGCGCTACGCTGACCTGGAGGCTGTCAACAGGGCTAGGCGACCCTTGGCTAG GCCCATCAAACCTAATGAAATCCTGCCCCCAGAGAAGGGTCGGGAGGTGGCCAAGGAGCTGGGCATCCCCTACTATGAGACCAGCGTGGTGGCCCAGTTCGGCATCAAGGACGTCTTTGACAACGCCATCCGAGCTGCACTCATCTCCCGCCGCCACCTGCAGTTCTGGAAGTCCCACCTCCGCAATGTGCAGCGGCCTCTGCTGCAGGCACCCTTCCTACCCCCCAAGCCACCGCCCCCGATCATCGTGGTGCCCGACCCTCCCTCCAGCAGCGAGGAGTGCCCCGCCCACCTCCTGGAGGACCCGCTCTGCGCGGACGTCATCCTGGTGCTGCAGGAGCGGGTGCGCATCTTTGCCCACAAGATCTACCTCTCCACCTCTTCCTCCAAGTTCTATGACCTGTTCCTCATGGACCTGAGTGAGGGGGAGCTGGGGGGCCCCTCGGAGCCAGGGGGCACCCACCCAGAGGACCACCAGGGCCACTCTGATCAAcagcaccaccatcaccaccaccaccatgggCGAGACTTCCTGCTCCGAGCAGCCAGCTTTGACGTGTGCGAGAGCGTGGATGAGGCTGGGGGCTCCGGTCCTGCTGGCCTCCGTGCTTCCACCAGCGACGGGATCTTACGGGGCAACGGAACAGGGTACCTACCGGGCAGGGGTCGTGTGCTGTCTTCCTGGAGCCGAGCTTTTGTGAGCATCCAGGAAGAGATGGCAGAAGATCCTCTCACCTACAAATCCcggctgatggtggtggtgaagaTGGACAATTCCATCCAGCCGGGGCCCTTCCGGGCTGTCCTCAAGTACCTGTACACGGGGGAGCTAGATGAGAACGAGCGTGACCTCATGCACATTGCCCACATTGCTGAGCTGCTCGAGGTCTTCGATCTGCGCATGATGGTGGCCAATATTCTCAACAATGAGGCCTTCATGAACCAGGAGATCACCAAGGCCTTCCACGTCCGCCGGACCAACCGGGTTAAGGAGTGCTTGGCAAAAGGCACCTTCTCAG ATGTGACCTTCATCCTGGATGATGGCACCATCAGCGCCCACAAGCCCCTGTTGATTTCCAGCTGTGACTGGATGGCTGCCATGTTTGGGGGGCCATTTGTGGAGAGCTCCACCCGGGAG GTGGTGTTTCCCTACACAAGCAAGAGCTGCATGCGGGCCGTGCTGGAATACCTCTACACCGGCATGTTCACCTCCAGCCCCGACCTGGATGACATGAAGCTCATCATTCTAGCCAACCGCCTCTGCCTGCCACACCTGGTTGCCCTCACAG AGCAGTACACAGTGACCGGGCTGATGGAAGCGACCCAGATGATGGTGGACATCGATGGGGACGTCCTTGTGTTCCTGGAACTGGCTCAG TTCCACTGTGCGTACCAGCTGGCCGACTGGTGTCTCCACCACATCTGCACCAACTACAACAATGTGTGCCGCAAGTTCCCCCGAGACATGAAGGCCATGTCCCCAG AAAACCAGGAGTATTTCGAGAAGCATCGGTGGCCACCCGTGTGGTACCTGAAGGAGGAAGATCATTACCAGCGGGCACGGAAGGAGCGTGAGAAGGAGGACTACCTGCACCTCAAGCGGCAGCCCAAGCGGCGTTGGCTCTTCTGGAACAGTCCATCCTCCCCGTCTTCCTCGGCAGCCTCCTCCTCATCCCCATCTTCCTCCTCGGCTGTGGTCTGA
- the TNFRSF10B gene encoding tumor necrosis factor receptor superfamily member 10B isoform X7, which produces MDDVWGMRTIEAPNSTAQGHHISEDSRDCISCKYGQDYSTHWNDLLFCLRCTRCDSGEVEVSPCTTTRNTACQCEEGTFREEDSPEMCRKCRTRCPRGMVKVGDCTPWSDIECVHKESGIIIGVAVAAVVLIVAVFVCKSLLWKKVLPYLKGICSGGGGDPERVDRSSQRPGAEDNALNEIVSILQPTQVPEQEMEVQEPAEPTGVNMSPGESEHLPEPAEAEGSQRRRLLVPANEGDPTETLRQCFDDFADLVPFDSWEPLMRKLGLMDNEIKVAKAEAAGHRDTLYTMLIKWVNKTGRDASVHTLLDALETLGERLAKQKIEDHLLSSGKFMYLEGNADSAMS; this is translated from the exons gacACCATATCTCAGAAGACAGTAGAGATTGCATCTCCTGCAAATATGGACAGGACTATAGCACTCACTGGAATGACCTCCTTTTCTGCTTGCGCTGCACCAGGTGTGATTCAG GTGAAGTGGAGGTAAGTCCCTGCACCACGACCAGAAACACAGCGTGTCAGTGCGAAGAAGGCACCTTCCGGGAAGAAGATTCTCCTGAGATGTGCCGGAAGTGCCGTACAAG GTGTCCCAGAGGGATGGTCAAGGTCGGTGATTGTACACCCTGGAGTGACATCGAATGTGTCCACAAAGAATCAG GCATCATCATAGGAGTCGCAGTTGCAGCCGTAGTCTTGATTGTGGCTGTGTTTGTTTGCAAGTCTTTACTGTGGAAGAAAGTCCTTCCTTACCTGAAAGGCATCTGCTCAG GTGGTGGTGGGGACCCTGAGCGTGTGGACAGA AGCTCACAACGGCCTGGGGCTGAGGACAATGCCCTCAATGAGATCGTGAGTATCTTGCAGCCCACCCAGGTCCCTGAGCAGGAAATGGAAGTCCAGGAGCCAGCAGAGCCAACAGGTGTCAACATGTCCCCAGGGGAGTCAGAGCATCTGCCG GAACCGGCAGAAGCTGAAGGGTCTCAGAGGAGGAGGCTGCTGGTTCCAGCGAATGAAGGTGATCCCACTGAGA CTCTGAGACAGTGCTTCGATGACTTTGCAGACTTGGTGCCCTTTGACTCCTGGGAGCCGCTCATGAGGAAGTTGGGCCTCATGGACAATGAGATAAAGGTGGCTAAAGCTGAGGCAGCGGGCCACAGGGACACCTTGTACACGATGCTGATAAAGTGGGTCAACAAAACCGGGCGAGATGCCTCTGTCCACACCCTGCTGGATGCCTTGGAGACGCTGGGAGAGAGACTTGCCAAGCAGAAGATTGAGGACCACTTGTTGAGCTCTGGAAAGTTCATGTATCTAGAAGGTAATGCAGACTCTGCCATGTCCTAA